Sequence from the Rhizobium sp. TH2 genome:
CGGGAATGCGTCACGGTCGGACGCGCCATGGGTCTGGACATCCAGGATCCAGATATGGAAACCCTCTTCGGCCTCGCCCGCTCCATGCCCAATCAATATTCGTCCACGGCCCAGGACCTTGCGGCCGGCAAGCCGACGGAGATCGACTACCTGAACGGTTTCATTGTGCGCAAGGGCCGAGAGCTTGGAATTGCAACGCCGGCAAATCGCGTGCTCCAAGTGATCGTGAAGTTGCTGGAGTCAAGGAATGGCGCTCGGTCCATTCCTTCGGCACACCGGCCTTAGCGCGTCGCGCGTTGTCCTCGCCCCCCTATTCCGCGAAGACACTGCCTTCCACGCGGACCGGCTGTTCCGTGGGCTCCAGGAACGCACCCATCGCAAGAGCCGCGCCCGAAACGTGGCCGGAGATCACAGCCTGCCTGAGATCCTCCACGATCCTGTCCGGGGCGGCGCCGAAACGCTTGTCGAGAAACGGCTGGTCATCCCTGGCAAGGTTGATCAGGCTGATCGAGGCGAGCGAGGCAAGAAAACGGTTGCCGGAGAGCCGGGCGATCTCGGTCAGCAGCGTGGCGATGCCGAGCGTTCGATTGCCGCCGGCGACCGCTGTCGATCCGAGGCGAACGCGCAACGGATTGGCAGCGGCGAGCCTAGCGATCTCGGGCATAACCAGCGTGAGGCCCTGCCATAATTCCTGGGATATCCGGCTATCACCATCTTTCCGCGACCAGTTGATGACCTCGCCGTCGATCAGCGTCCACTGGCTGCGGTCGGTGACCTGCGTGCCGCGCCGGCGGCGGGTCTCCAGCATGCCCTTCGAGGAAAGGCCCTTGATCGCCTCGCGCAGCGCCGTGCGGCTGACGCCCAGCGTTTCGCCGAGTGCGAATTCATTGGGCAGGATCGAGCCTTCGGCGAAATGGCCGGAAGAAATCGCGGCGAAGATCTTGCGGGCCACGAGATGATTGAGGTCGTCGGACTCCAAGCGGACGGGCTGCAGCGGCGATGGCGCCTGCGGCTGCTCCTGTCTCGGGCGGGGAATTGGGTCTGGTCTGCGATAAACGCTCAAATCATCCTCCTTTGGAACCGGATCCGAAACTATCGGCACGGCTGATGCTGTGCCACCCGGTTCCAAGGCGTGGTTGCATATGTCGACATGTATGATCTATATATCAACAAAGCCGTCGATTGCAACATGGTGGCAAGTCGTCGGCGCGTGGCTCGGGGGAAGCATTCCAGCATGAATACCATCGTCTGCTTCGGCGATTCCAACACCTGGGGCTGCCCGCCCTTCGCCAATATCGCACAGACCCCAGATCGCCTTCCTCCGCATCAGCGCTGGCCGAATGTACTGGGCCGATATCTCGGCGAAGACACCTGGATCGTCGAGGAAGGCCTGGGCGGTCGCACGACTGTCTTCGACGACCCGATCGAGGGGTTGCACAAGAACGGCATGCGGACGATCATTCCGGTGCTCGAGAGCCATGCACCGCTCGACGTCCTGATCATCATGCTCGGCGGCAATGATTTCAAAGAGCAATATGGGATCTCGGCCTATAATTCCGCTCGCGGCATGCTGACCCTCGTACAGACGATCAAGGGCCACTATGCCCTGATCGACACGTGTCCGGAGATCCTGATCGTCACGCCACCCTCCATCACGGATCTCGCCGAACCGGCCATGTGGGGCGAAGCCTGGAAAAAATGCATCGACCACGCCTACTATCTCGAACAGGTCGCCAACCGCACCGGCTGCTTTCATTACGACGCCAATCGCGTCGCCAAAACAGGCATGGACGGCTGCCACCTGGAACCGGAGGAACATGAAGCGCTGGGCCGGGCACTCGCCGAGGAAGTGCGGTCCATCCTCAAATTGCGCCAGACCAAATAGCCTATTTACATCATACATATTATCTAATAGCGTTTGCTCAGGGCGATGGAAGTCGCCGAGGGAGGCGGTCATCCGTGAGGAGCGGAATCCGCGAAAACGGGAGGAACATCATGAAATTGGCAAGACTGGGCACAGCAGTGCTCGCAGCCGTCGTCGCTTTTGTGGCACCGGCGACCTATTCCCACGCACAGGAAGACGACACCATCATCTTCCTCGCGGGCCCCAGTTCCGACCCCTTCTGGGGCGCCGTTCAGCAGGGCTTCGATACAGCGACCAAGGAACTCGGCGTCAAGACGCAATGGACCGCGCCGCAGGACTTCAACGACATCGTGCCGATCTACACCAAGATGTTCGAGGCGGCGATTGCCCGCAAGCCGGCGGCCATCGTGGTCGGCAACTTCTTTCCGGAGCCCACCGAGCCGCTGATCAAGCAGGCGGTGGCCGAGGGCATTCCGGTGCTCGTCTATAATTCCGGCCGCACCACCTGGAAGGACCTCGGGGCGATCGCCTTCATCGGTGAGGACCCCTGGCTGATGGGCAATGCCGGCGGCAAGAAGGCCGTCGCCAATGGCGTCAAGAACGGCCTCTGCATCAACCAGATCGCCGCCAACCCGGTGCTGGAGATGCGCTGCAAGGGCTATATCGACGCGGTCACCGAAGCCGGTGGCAAGGCAAAGCTCGTGACGTTGCCCTCCGAGGACATCGGCAACAGCCAGAAGGTCCAGGCCGCCGTTTCCGCCATGCTGATGGCCGATCCGGCGATCGACGGCGTGATCACGCTCGGTGCCGCCGTCGCGGTTGACGCGCTGGAGTCGGTGAAGGTCGTCCGTGCCTCCGGCCGCAAGGTCGATCTTGGTACAATCGATCTCGGCAAGGTCGTGCTCGAAGCCGTCCGCGATGGCGAGATGAGCTATGCGATCGACCAGCAGCCCTTCCTGCAAGGCTATCTCGGCGTGCTGATTGCCCATCAGTTCGTAAACTACCGCCTCGCACCGGCGACCGAGATCAATTCCGGTCCCTTCTTCATCGACCAGTCGAACGCCGCCGCTGTTCTCGCGGTCGGCGAAAAGTATCCCGGTTCGCGCGGCGCGAACTGATCTCCCAAGGCGTGACTGCCCCTTATCCGGCTGCCGCCACCTTCTCCCCGCACGCGGGGGAGAAGGGAGATGGAGCACCGGTAGTGCCACAAGTCCCTTCTCCCCGTCAGAACGAGGAGAAGGTGGCGGCAGGCGGATGAGGGGCAAGCAACATACGCATCGCCTATTGCGAGCGCCGGCGCGTCCGGCCTACCTTCACGCCAGCTAGAACGGAACGACTGGGCCATGAGCATGACCGAGACTTCGCGCCTTACGACCGCCCCGCAAACCACGCCGATCTTCGCACGGCTGATCCGCATCGTCTGGATCGGCCCGGCTGTGGCGGCGCTGGTGATCTACATCTTCTTCGCCATCTTCGGCGGAGCCACTGGCTTCACCTCGATCGCCGGCACCGCAGGCTGGCTCAATGCCGCCGCCGAACTCGGCATCATCGCCATTCCCATCGGACTCTTGATGATATCAGGTGAGTTCGACCTCTCGACAGGCTCCGTTGTCGGCGCCGCCTCGATCATCGTGGCGCTCGGCACCGGCTTCTATGGCCTGCCGGTCGCACTCACCATCTTCATGGCTTTGGGCTTGGGTGTTCTGGTTGGCTGCTTCAACGCTTTCCTCGTCAACAAGACGCGGCTCCCCTCCTTCATCGTGACGCTGGCCTCGAACTTCATTCTCGCCGGCTCCGCACTCGCGCTGTCGCGGCTGATCTCCGGCTCATCCAACGTCTCGATCCTTCATGCCGGCTGGGCCGAACCGCTGCTCGCCTCCAAATACCAGTTCTTCAACGTCTCGATCCTCTGGTGGATGATGGCCGCCGCGCTCGCAGCCTGGGTGTTGAAGCGCACGCCGTTCGGCAACTGGGTCTTCGCGGTTGGTGGCAATCAGGATGCGGCGCGGCGCGCCGGAGTTCCGGTCGATCGAGTCCGCCTCGTGCTGTTCATCTGGACCGCCGTCAGCGCCGCCTTTGTCGGCATCATGTCCGCTGTCATGTACAACCAGGGCAATGCGTCCTCGGGTCAGGGCTATGTCTTCCAGACAGCCATCGCAGCCGTCATCGGCGGCGTGCTGCTGCAGGGCGGTTTCGGCTCGGTGGTCGGCATCGTCTTCGGCTGCATGATCTACGGCATTGTCAGCCTCGGCCTGTTCTACACCGGCTGGCCGACCGACTGGCTCGCGACCTTCATCGGCGGTCTGCTTGTCGTCGCCGTGCTCACCAACAATGTGATCCGCCAGCTCGCCCTCGGCCGCAAGAAGCAAGGATGATCGCCATGAATGCTCCTTTAATGGCCCTGCGCGGCGTCTCCCGCAGCTTCGGCAACAATCTCGCGCTCGACGATGTCACGATCGAAGCCTATCCCGGCGAAGTCCATTGCCTGCTCGGCGATAACGGCGCCGGCAAATCGACACTGATCAAGGCCATGTCTGGCGTCGTGACCCCGACCGGCGGCCATATCGAATTCGGTGGCAACCGCGTGAGCTTCAAGAGCCCGCGCGACGCCCAGGACCTCGGCATCGGCACCGTCCACCAGGATGTCGGCACGATCCCGCTGATCTCGGTTTCGCGTAACTTCTTCCTCGGCAAGGAGCCGACAAGGGGCTGGGGTCCGTTCATCCGCATCGACCAGGATCGCGCCAACCGCGTAGCGCTCGAACAGATCCGCGCCATGGGCATCCGCCGCGTCAACGATGCCGAGCAACTGGTCGGCACCATGTCGGGCGGTGAGCGGCAGGCGCTGGCGATTGCGCGCGCCCTCTATTTCGGCGCCAAGCTGCTAATCCTGGACGAACCGACGGCAGCGCTCGGCGTCAAGGAATCGCGCGTCGTCATCGATCTCATCAAGACCGCCCGCGCCAAGGGCATCGCGCTCGTCTTCATCACGCACAACGCGACCCATGCGCTCTCCGTCGGCGACCGTTTCACGGTGTTGATCCAGGGTCGCGTGGCCTCGCAGTTCTTGCGCGGCGAGAAAACGCGCGAGGAAGTGCTGAACCTGATGGCGGGCGGCGAGGAATTCGACGCCACCGCTCATGGCGACTGAGTGGTAATGCAAGGGAATATTTGAATGCAAGACGTCTCCTACGACGGCACGATCAAGGGCACGGTCGCGAAGGGCTTCGAACCGGTCGCGGCGGAGTTCGAGCGGAATTTCACCCAGCGCCGCGATGTCGGCGCCGCCTTTGCGGCGGTTCACAAGGGCCGTAAGGTCGTCGATCTTTGGGGCGGCATGGCAGCACCTGATGTGCCCTGGAAGGAAGACACGCTCCAAGTCATCTATTCCGGCACCAAGGGCCTGATGGCCTCGTGCATGCTGATCCTTATCGAACGCGGCTTGATCGACTTCGACGCGCCGGTGGCGAAATACTGGCCGGAATTCGCGGCGAACGGCAAGGCGGACGTGCTTATACGCCATGTCGTCTCGCACCGCGCCGGGCTGCCGGGCATTCTGACCCCGCTCACGCTCGACGACATACCCAACTACGAGAAACTCGAGAAATTGCTGGCCGCGCAAGCGCTTTCCACCGATCCCGACGCCTATCACAGCTACCATGCGCTGACGATCGGCTGGCTCTGCGGCGCGATCATCCGCAGGGTCGATGGCCGCACGCTCGGCCGTTTCTTCGCCGAGGAAGTTGCAGGCCCGCTCAAGCTCGACGCCTGGATCGGCCTGCCCGAGAGCGAGGAGCATCGCGTCGGCAAGATGGAACTCGACCCGGACAGCGACTGGAGCGATGATCCGCCCGAAAATCCCACGCATCGCTCGATCTGGAACAATCCGCTGCTCTTCCCGACCTATGAGGATCTCGCCTGGAACAGCCGCGCCTATCATGCATCCGAGATCGGCGGCGCCGGTGGCATCGCCACGGCGCGTGCCGTTGCACGCTATTATTGCTGCATGGCGCGAGGCGGCGAGCTGGACGGCGTCCGCATTCTGAAGCCCGAAACGATCGCCGCCGGCCTCAAGCTGCGGTCAAAGTTCCACGATCCCTTTATCGATGAAGCCATGGCGTACAGCACCGTCTTCGCTGTGCAGACGGAAGATTTCCGCTTCGGCCCCGCCCCGGACGCCTTCGGCCATGCCGGCGCCGGCGGTTCGGTCCATGGCGGTTGGCCCTCGACCGGCACCGGCTTCTCCTATGTGATGAACCAGATGCGTATGGACCCGGAAGATCTCCGCACGCGCCATGTCCTGACAACGCTGCACAAGGTGATCGCTGGAGCCTAAGCACAATTGTGAGAGCGGCGTTGAAAGCAAGGCGTTCAAGGCGGATACTGGCCGCAACGGAGAAGGGGGAGCTCCGTCTTGCCGACGAGGGATTTGGCTTGCGATAGTGCCCTCGCCCGGCGCGCCTGACATAGACATCCAAGGGAGGCTGGCATGACGGATCTAGCGCATGTGAAGGGTGACACGAGCCATCCGCTGATCGAGAGTCCAATCGGGCGATATTTCGACGACACCTGCGCGCGCTATCCTGATGTCGATGCACTCATCTCGGCGCACCAGAATATCCGGCTGACCTATGCCGAACTTCAGGGACAAGTGAACGCACTGGCGGTCTCGCTCCGTCGCCTGGGCCTCCGCAAGGGCGACCGGCTCGGCATCTGGGCACTCAATACGGCCGAATGGGCGATCACCCAGTTCGCGACCGCCAAGCTCGGCGTCATCCTGGTCAACATCAATCCCGCCTACCGGACCTGGGAACTGAAATATGCGATCAACAAGGTCGGCTGCCGGGCGCTGATCATTTCGCCGTCCTATAAGACCAGCGACTATGTCGCCATGCTCAACGAACTGGCGGTCGAACTGGTGCACAGCACATCAGGCGGCCTCGAAGCGCATAACCTGCCGTCATTGCGCTGGATCATCCGGCTCGGGACCGAGAAGACGCCGGGCATGCTGAATTTCGACGACCTTCTGACGCCGCCATCGAAGGGCGAGCTGGAGACGCTGCAGTCGCTGGGCGACACGCTGGATGCCAACGACCCGATCAACATCCAGTTCACATCGGGAACGACGGGCGCGCCGAAGGGCGCGACGCTGACCCATCGCAACATTCTCAACAACGGCTTCTTCGTCGGCGAGGCGATCAAGCTGCGTCCCGGCGACCGGCTCGCCATTCCGGTGCCGCTCTATCACTGCTTCGGCATGGTCATGGGCAATCTCGGCTGCCTCACCCATGCTGCCACGATCGTCTACTCCTCGGCATCGTTCGATCCGGGAGCGGTGCTCCAAACCGTTGCCACTGAGGACTGCGTCGGTATCTATGGCGTGCCGACCATGTTCATTGCGCTGCTCGACCACCCCGATCTCACGAAATACCAGTTCGCCAGGCTACGCACCGGCATCATGGCCGGCAGCCCCTGCCCGGTCGAGGTGATGAAAAAGGTCATCGATATCCTGGGGATGAGCGAGGTCACCATCGCCTATGGCATGACCGAGACGTCGCCCGTTTCCTTCCAGAGCGGCACGAGCGATTCCATCGAACGCCGCGTATCGACGGTCGGTCGTGTCCAGCCCCATTGCGAGGTCAAGATCATCAGTGAAAATGGAGAGACGCTGGCACGCGGGCTTCCCGGCGAACTCTGCACGCGCGGATATTCCGTCATGAAAGGCTATTGGGATGACGCCGAGAAGACCGCCGAAGCCGTCGATCCCGAGGGATGGATGCATACCGGCGACGTCGCCACGATCGACGACGAGGGGTTTGGCAACATCGTCGGCCGCATCAAGGACATGGTGATCCGCGGCGGCGAGAATATCTATCCGCGCGAGGTCGAGGAATTCCTCTATTCCCATCCCAAGGTCCGCGATGTCCAGGTGGTCGGCATCCCCGATCCGAAGCTCGGCGAGGAACTCTTTGCGTGGATCATCGCACAGGGCGGCGAGGCACCGACCGAAGCAGAGATCATCGACTACTGCCGCGGCCAGATCGCCCACTACAAGATTCCACGTTATGTCAGGTTCGTGGAAAGCTTTCCCATGACGGTGACCGGCAAGATTCAGAAATACTTGATCCGCGATGCGATGAAGCAGGAACTGGGTATCGAGGAAGCGAAGACTGCCTAAAGCAGAACCGACCGGCGCGACCATGAGCAAGTCCTGACTTGCTCGTGGTCGCGCCGTTTAAGTTTGCAACGTGCAGCCCATCCTCAGCCAGCCGGCAAACACCCGGCCAGTTAACCACGAGTACGCGGTTTCGCCTCTCAGGCCGCCTTGCTCATCACTGACAGCACGTCCGCGACCGTCTCGCCGAAGGAGGACGGAGTGGGCACTATGGTGACGCCAGCACCTTTGAGGATCTCGACCTTCTCCTGCGCCGATTCCCCAAAGGCCGAAATGATAGCGCCGGCATGGCCCATGCGACGGCCCTTCGGTGCGGAAAGGCCGGCTATATAGGCGATCAGCGGCTTCTTCATGTTGTTCTGTGCCCAGAGCGCGGCTTCCGCTTCCTGCGGGCCGCCGATCTCGCCGATCATCAGCACCGCGTCGGTGCCCGGATCCTTCTCGAAGAGTTCCAGCATGTCCTTGAAGGAAGAGCCGTTGACCGGGTCGCCGCCGATGCCGACCGAGGTCGAGACACCGATACCGAGCGCCTTCATCTGGCTCGCCGCCTCGTAGCCGAGCGTGCCCGAGCGGCCGACGATACCGATGCGGCCGGGCAGGTAGATCGAGCCCGGCATGATGCCCATCAGCGCCTGGCCGGGGGTGATCATGCCCGCGCAGTTCGGCCCGATCAGGGTCATGCGATCCTCGAAGCGGTAACGCCTCATGTAGCGCTTGACCCTGATCATATCCTGGGAGGGGATGCCGTCGGTAATGCAGACGCAGAGCCGGATACCGGCATCCGCAGCTTCCATGATCGAGTCGGCCGCAAACGGCGGTGGGACGAAAACGATCGAGGCATCAGCGCCGGTTTCCTGTATCGCGCCCTTCACCGTGTTGAAGACGGGCATGCCGAGATGAGTCTGGCCGCCCTTGCCGGGGGTGACGCCGCCGACCACGTTGGTGCCGTAGCGCTTCATGTCCTCGGCATGGAAGCTGCCGATCTTGCCGGTGAAGCCCTGGACGATGACCTTGGTATTCTTGTCGAGTAGAATGGACATGTCTCGATCTCCCTCAAGCAGCCTTGTTTGCGGTGAAAGTGCGCCATGCATCGACGGCCTTGGCGGCGGCCTCCGCCAGCGTTTCCGCGACGATGATGTCTTCGCCCGACTCGGCGAGGATGCGGCGCCCCTCCTCCATGTTGGTACCGGAGAGGCGCACGACGAGCGGAACCGGCACGCCGACTTCGCGCAGCGCCTTGATCACGCCTTCGGCCACCCAGTCGCAACGGTTGATGCCGGCGAAAATGTTGACCAGGATCGTCTCGACCTGCTTGTCGCGCAGCACCGCCCGGAAGCTCTTTGCAACGCGCTCAGGCGAGGCACCGCCGCCGATGTCGAGGAAGTTCGCCGGCTCACCGCCAGCGATCTTGATCATATCCATCGT
This genomic interval carries:
- a CDS encoding FadR/GntR family transcriptional regulator, translated to MSVYRRPDPIPRPRQEQPQAPSPLQPVRLESDDLNHLVARKIFAAISSGHFAEGSILPNEFALGETLGVSRTALREAIKGLSSKGMLETRRRRGTQVTDRSQWTLIDGEVINWSRKDGDSRISQELWQGLTLVMPEIARLAAANPLRVRLGSTAVAGGNRTLGIATLLTEIARLSGNRFLASLASISLINLARDDQPFLDKRFGAAPDRIVEDLRQAVISGHVSGAALAMGAFLEPTEQPVRVEGSVFAE
- a CDS encoding GDSL-type esterase/lipase family protein gives rise to the protein MNTIVCFGDSNTWGCPPFANIAQTPDRLPPHQRWPNVLGRYLGEDTWIVEEGLGGRTTVFDDPIEGLHKNGMRTIIPVLESHAPLDVLIIMLGGNDFKEQYGISAYNSARGMLTLVQTIKGHYALIDTCPEILIVTPPSITDLAEPAMWGEAWKKCIDHAYYLEQVANRTGCFHYDANRVAKTGMDGCHLEPEEHEALGRALAEEVRSILKLRQTK
- a CDS encoding sugar ABC transporter substrate-binding protein, yielding MKLARLGTAVLAAVVAFVAPATYSHAQEDDTIIFLAGPSSDPFWGAVQQGFDTATKELGVKTQWTAPQDFNDIVPIYTKMFEAAIARKPAAIVVGNFFPEPTEPLIKQAVAEGIPVLVYNSGRTTWKDLGAIAFIGEDPWLMGNAGGKKAVANGVKNGLCINQIAANPVLEMRCKGYIDAVTEAGGKAKLVTLPSEDIGNSQKVQAAVSAMLMADPAIDGVITLGAAVAVDALESVKVVRASGRKVDLGTIDLGKVVLEAVRDGEMSYAIDQQPFLQGYLGVLIAHQFVNYRLAPATEINSGPFFIDQSNAAAVLAVGEKYPGSRGAN
- a CDS encoding ABC transporter permease, coding for MTETSRLTTAPQTTPIFARLIRIVWIGPAVAALVIYIFFAIFGGATGFTSIAGTAGWLNAAAELGIIAIPIGLLMISGEFDLSTGSVVGAASIIVALGTGFYGLPVALTIFMALGLGVLVGCFNAFLVNKTRLPSFIVTLASNFILAGSALALSRLISGSSNVSILHAGWAEPLLASKYQFFNVSILWWMMAAALAAWVLKRTPFGNWVFAVGGNQDAARRAGVPVDRVRLVLFIWTAVSAAFVGIMSAVMYNQGNASSGQGYVFQTAIAAVIGGVLLQGGFGSVVGIVFGCMIYGIVSLGLFYTGWPTDWLATFIGGLLVVAVLTNNVIRQLALGRKKQG
- a CDS encoding ATP-binding cassette domain-containing protein; protein product: MNAPLMALRGVSRSFGNNLALDDVTIEAYPGEVHCLLGDNGAGKSTLIKAMSGVVTPTGGHIEFGGNRVSFKSPRDAQDLGIGTVHQDVGTIPLISVSRNFFLGKEPTRGWGPFIRIDQDRANRVALEQIRAMGIRRVNDAEQLVGTMSGGERQALAIARALYFGAKLLILDEPTAALGVKESRVVIDLIKTARAKGIALVFITHNATHALSVGDRFTVLIQGRVASQFLRGEKTREEVLNLMAGGEEFDATAHGD
- a CDS encoding serine hydrolase domain-containing protein; this translates as MQDVSYDGTIKGTVAKGFEPVAAEFERNFTQRRDVGAAFAAVHKGRKVVDLWGGMAAPDVPWKEDTLQVIYSGTKGLMASCMLILIERGLIDFDAPVAKYWPEFAANGKADVLIRHVVSHRAGLPGILTPLTLDDIPNYEKLEKLLAAQALSTDPDAYHSYHALTIGWLCGAIIRRVDGRTLGRFFAEEVAGPLKLDAWIGLPESEEHRVGKMELDPDSDWSDDPPENPTHRSIWNNPLLFPTYEDLAWNSRAYHASEIGGAGGIATARAVARYYCCMARGGELDGVRILKPETIAAGLKLRSKFHDPFIDEAMAYSTVFAVQTEDFRFGPAPDAFGHAGAGGSVHGGWPSTGTGFSYVMNQMRMDPEDLRTRHVLTTLHKVIAGA
- a CDS encoding AMP-binding protein is translated as MTDLAHVKGDTSHPLIESPIGRYFDDTCARYPDVDALISAHQNIRLTYAELQGQVNALAVSLRRLGLRKGDRLGIWALNTAEWAITQFATAKLGVILVNINPAYRTWELKYAINKVGCRALIISPSYKTSDYVAMLNELAVELVHSTSGGLEAHNLPSLRWIIRLGTEKTPGMLNFDDLLTPPSKGELETLQSLGDTLDANDPINIQFTSGTTGAPKGATLTHRNILNNGFFVGEAIKLRPGDRLAIPVPLYHCFGMVMGNLGCLTHAATIVYSSASFDPGAVLQTVATEDCVGIYGVPTMFIALLDHPDLTKYQFARLRTGIMAGSPCPVEVMKKVIDILGMSEVTIAYGMTETSPVSFQSGTSDSIERRVSTVGRVQPHCEVKIISENGETLARGLPGELCTRGYSVMKGYWDDAEKTAEAVDPEGWMHTGDVATIDDEGFGNIVGRIKDMVIRGGENIYPREVEEFLYSHPKVRDVQVVGIPDPKLGEELFAWIIAQGGEAPTEAEIIDYCRGQIAHYKIPRYVRFVESFPMTVTGKIQKYLIRDAMKQELGIEEAKTA
- the sucD gene encoding succinate--CoA ligase subunit alpha; this translates as MSILLDKNTKVIVQGFTGKIGSFHAEDMKRYGTNVVGGVTPGKGGQTHLGMPVFNTVKGAIQETGADASIVFVPPPFAADSIMEAADAGIRLCVCITDGIPSQDMIRVKRYMRRYRFEDRMTLIGPNCAGMITPGQALMGIMPGSIYLPGRIGIVGRSGTLGYEAASQMKALGIGVSTSVGIGGDPVNGSSFKDMLELFEKDPGTDAVLMIGEIGGPQEAEAALWAQNNMKKPLIAYIAGLSAPKGRRMGHAGAIISAFGESAQEKVEILKGAGVTIVPTPSSFGETVADVLSVMSKAA